One Kitasatospora sp. MAP12-44 DNA segment encodes these proteins:
- a CDS encoding type I polyketide synthase produces MADTRTPDSSADARLNSALAAIRQLRGKLDSLEQATREGIAIVGMGCRLPGGVDSPDALWELVSQQVDAVTEVPASRWDVDGFYDPDPATPGRMTTRSGAFIDAVDEFDPYFFGISPREAARMDPQQRHFLEVAWEALEDAGLTREALQGSGTGVFVACNSSDYQQLQLQHPMEIDTFTAAGSANSLIPNRLSYLFDLRGPSLTVDSACSSSLVAVHLAAQSLRSRECDAAVVGGTNLLLSPLPTMTFDKIHALSTDGRCKTFDARANGYVRGEGVGVVVLKRLSDALAAGDRIRAVIRGSAVNQDGLTNGLTAPNGLAQRAVITQALRNARLEPHQVTLVEAHGTGTPLGDPIEVEALNEVYGAAEGGPCALGSIKTNIGHLEAGSGIAGLIKTALCVEHKAIAPNLHFETLNPHISLDGSRLSIPTEPRAWDAPDDCRHAAVSSFGAGGTNAHVILGPGPVVEPVAAEGSEQGSFLLPFSARTPDALAPMALAYRDHLRSPAGRAVRMRDLVHTASARRTQHEYRCAVVADSPEQAADRLTSWLDGKAPASVVTGRGSAEVARGTVFVFAGHGSQWAGMGRELMRDCAVFRDAVTECDQELRKWLGRSVIEEIHQFAPDAPLEQLEQLDLVQPALFAISIGLAARWRSFGIVPDLVIGHSMGEVAAAHVAGALSLPDAAKLICLRSSLLERLRGRGGMLATGLDLAQAEELIAPCRDEVSVAVANGPSSTVLSGAPATLAALAEQLRERNVFGRLIKVAVAGHSPQVAELRADLLAGLADLTPRACTVPMISTVTAAPVTGTDLDAEYWYTNLRRPVRFWETVRSAIQHHDAGTFVEMSPHPLLTSAVADCFEQGDLTGLALPSMRREEPEADTMLASLGAMHCHGLRVALPAAFDAAAHAVPLPGYAWQREQFWFRERRQSLTPDELGTPGAGPVLAPAAAAADEPGSGLLAQLAAAGPAEHERIVTEAVRETVAEVLCLDPARIDPQGGFFHLGMDSVLAAQVRTRMAAALDRRLPTAVMFEHPSVDALGRHLAGLLTDQRAPQAPAPTAPEAQTRTDQDVAELSEGELLTLLADEIRASTRTVGSTQ; encoded by the coding sequence ATGGCTGACACCCGTACACCCGACAGCTCGGCGGACGCCCGCCTGAACTCCGCGCTGGCCGCGATCCGCCAGCTGCGCGGCAAGCTGGACTCCCTGGAGCAGGCCACCCGTGAGGGCATCGCCATCGTCGGCATGGGCTGCCGGCTGCCGGGCGGCGTGGACTCGCCCGACGCCCTGTGGGAGCTGGTCTCCCAGCAGGTGGACGCCGTCACCGAGGTGCCGGCCTCCCGCTGGGACGTCGACGGCTTCTACGACCCGGACCCGGCCACCCCCGGCCGGATGACCACCCGGTCCGGGGCGTTCATCGACGCCGTCGACGAGTTCGACCCGTACTTCTTCGGCATCTCGCCGCGCGAGGCGGCCCGGATGGACCCGCAGCAGCGGCACTTCCTCGAGGTCGCCTGGGAGGCCCTGGAGGACGCCGGGCTCACCCGCGAGGCGCTGCAGGGCAGCGGGACGGGGGTGTTCGTCGCCTGCAACTCCTCGGACTACCAGCAGCTCCAGCTGCAGCACCCGATGGAGATCGACACCTTCACGGCGGCGGGCAGCGCCAACTCGCTGATCCCCAACCGGCTCTCCTACCTCTTCGACCTGCGCGGGCCGAGCCTGACGGTCGACTCGGCCTGCTCCTCCTCCCTGGTCGCGGTGCACCTGGCCGCGCAGAGCCTGCGCAGCCGCGAGTGCGACGCGGCGGTGGTCGGCGGCACCAACCTGCTGCTCTCCCCGCTGCCCACGATGACCTTCGACAAGATCCACGCCCTGTCGACCGACGGCCGCTGCAAGACCTTCGACGCCAGAGCCAACGGCTATGTGCGCGGCGAGGGCGTCGGCGTGGTGGTGCTCAAGCGGCTCTCCGACGCGCTGGCGGCCGGCGACCGGATCCGGGCGGTGATCCGCGGCTCGGCGGTCAACCAGGACGGGCTGACCAACGGCCTCACCGCGCCCAACGGCCTGGCCCAGCGCGCGGTGATCACCCAGGCGCTGCGCAACGCCCGCCTGGAGCCGCACCAGGTGACCCTGGTGGAGGCGCACGGCACCGGCACCCCGCTCGGCGACCCGATCGAGGTCGAGGCGCTCAACGAGGTCTACGGCGCGGCCGAGGGCGGGCCCTGCGCGCTCGGCTCGATCAAGACCAACATCGGTCACCTGGAGGCCGGTTCGGGCATCGCCGGGCTGATCAAGACCGCGCTCTGCGTCGAGCACAAGGCGATCGCGCCGAACCTGCACTTCGAGACGCTCAACCCGCACATCTCGCTGGACGGCAGCCGGCTCTCGATCCCGACCGAGCCGCGCGCCTGGGACGCGCCGGACGACTGCCGGCACGCCGCGGTGAGCTCCTTCGGCGCGGGCGGCACCAACGCCCACGTCATCCTGGGCCCGGGTCCGGTGGTCGAGCCGGTGGCCGCCGAGGGGTCCGAGCAGGGCAGCTTCCTGCTGCCGTTCTCGGCCCGCACGCCCGACGCGCTGGCGCCGATGGCGCTGGCCTACCGCGACCACCTGCGCTCGCCCGCGGGCCGGGCGGTGCGGATGCGGGACCTGGTGCACACCGCCAGCGCGCGCCGCACCCAGCACGAGTACCGCTGCGCGGTGGTCGCCGACTCGCCCGAGCAGGCCGCCGACCGGCTGACCTCCTGGCTGGACGGCAAGGCGCCCGCCTCGGTGGTCACCGGCCGCGGCTCGGCGGAGGTGGCCCGCGGCACGGTCTTCGTCTTCGCCGGGCACGGCTCCCAGTGGGCCGGTATGGGACGGGAGTTGATGCGCGACTGCGCGGTGTTCCGGGACGCCGTCACCGAGTGCGACCAGGAGCTGCGCAAGTGGCTCGGCCGCTCGGTGATCGAGGAGATCCACCAGTTCGCCCCGGACGCGCCGCTGGAGCAGCTGGAGCAGCTCGACCTGGTGCAGCCCGCCCTGTTCGCGATCTCGATCGGCCTGGCCGCCCGCTGGCGCTCCTTCGGCATCGTGCCCGACCTGGTGATCGGCCACAGCATGGGCGAGGTCGCCGCCGCGCACGTGGCCGGCGCGCTGAGCCTGCCGGACGCGGCCAAGCTGATCTGCCTGCGCTCCTCGCTGCTGGAGCGGCTGCGCGGCCGGGGCGGGATGCTGGCCACCGGCCTGGACCTCGCGCAGGCCGAGGAGTTGATCGCCCCCTGCCGGGACGAGGTCTCGGTGGCCGTCGCCAACGGCCCCAGCTCCACGGTGCTCTCCGGCGCCCCGGCCACCCTGGCCGCGCTGGCCGAGCAGCTGCGCGAGCGCAACGTCTTCGGCCGGTTGATCAAGGTGGCCGTCGCGGGCCACAGCCCGCAGGTGGCGGAGCTGCGCGCGGACCTGCTGGCCGGCCTGGCCGACCTCACGCCGCGGGCCTGCACGGTGCCGATGATCTCCACCGTCACCGCCGCGCCGGTGACCGGCACCGACCTGGACGCCGAGTACTGGTACACCAACCTCCGTCGCCCGGTGCGGTTCTGGGAGACCGTCAGGTCGGCGATCCAGCACCACGACGCGGGCACCTTCGTCGAGATGAGCCCGCACCCGCTGCTCACCTCCGCCGTCGCGGACTGCTTCGAGCAGGGCGACCTGACCGGTCTTGCGCTGCCCTCGATGCGGCGCGAGGAGCCGGAGGCGGACACCATGCTCGCGAGCCTGGGCGCGATGCACTGCCACGGCCTGCGGGTGGCCCTGCCGGCCGCCTTCGACGCCGCGGCGCACGCCGTGCCGCTGCCCGGATACGCCTGGCAGCGCGAGCAGTTCTGGTTCCGTGAGCGGCGCCAGTCGCTGACGCCCGACGAGCTGGGCACGCCGGGCGCGGGACCGGTCCTCGCGCCGGCCGCCGCCGCGGCCGACGAGCCGGGCAGCGGGCTGCTGGCCCAGCTCGCCGCGGCCGGTCCGGCCGAGCACGAGCGGATCGTCACCGAGGCCGTCCGCGAGACGGTGGCCGAGGTGCTCTGCCTCGACCCGGCCCGGATCGACCCGCAGGGCGGCTTCTTCCACCTCGGCATGGACTCGGTGCTCGCCGCCCAGGTACGCACCAGGATGGCCGCCGCACTGGACCGCCGACTGCCCACCGCCGTCATGTTCGAACACCCCTCGGTCGACGCACTGGGCCGCCACCTGGCGGGCCTGCTCACCGACCAGCGCGCTCCGCAGGCCCCGGCACCGACCGCGCCCGAAGCGCAGACCCGTACTGACCAGGACGTCGCGGAGCTGTCCGAGGGCGAGCTGCTGACACTGCTCGCCGACGAGATCCGCGCCTCGACCCGCACCGTTGGGAGCACCCAATGA